DNA from Elaeis guineensis isolate ETL-2024a chromosome 2, EG11, whole genome shotgun sequence:
CTTCTATCCTGATTATGAACAATTTGCCTTTTTGATTCAACCGAGGTTAGATTGCTCGGTTTAAACGCCAGAGAGCTGCTGAAGCAAAGCTGCaagaaattaaagaaagaaaggagagacgGGGGCGGTCATTGAGAGCAGCAGCTCTGTCTGCGCCTGTTGAAGCTGGGGAGGAGGATGCACAGGATGAcgatggagaagaagaaagagaggttaGCTTCCATGTTTTGCAAAGAGAAGTTCCAATTGTACATAAACATATCCAATCAGATCTATCTACTTCTGAGGTGTCATTGGTTATTTGAAGAATCAGATTTAAACTTTAAAACAACTTCATCTGGAATGGTCTGGTTTCTGTATTGTTATCTACCGTTTCCCATTTTTCGTTATTAAATGTGATCTGCCTCTAATTGTGTTGTAGGTAAAACACTTTCAATCATTTAGATCCCCtaattctcttttttctttttcccaaaTCATGCTCTGATATTTGCTTGTACCATGTTGACTTTGTTTTATGACCTTAAAAGATTTCTGCTTACCATTCACCTTTGATCTCTTATAAAGCACGCAAATGTTCGCctgtttttattattattttggctTGTCAGCTAATGCATTGTTTTATGCCATTGTTATTGAAATTGTAACCATAGATGGCAAATTAATTTCATTTTGTTTTCGTTCCTTTTACTGTTTTACACCATCAGCAGTGTCTATCTGCACGTTTTATTCAGATGTGTATATGTTACAGTTGTTGTGCTTTGTACAATGGTCATACTGATAACTGGCTACACAATTTGGTGTAAGATGTACTGGAAATATTTAGAATGGAAGTTTCTATCTTTCCAAGGACCAGTGAAAATATCCGTTTGAGATTCAAGTGCTGTATATTATTTGAGCAAAATACTTTGCCTTAAATCAAGAAATCTTCATTGGTATAATTGACCATGCTAGCACCAAACTTGCTTCTATGCTCCATACCTCTGATATTGATGTGATTCATAAGGATATTGTCTTGAAACCTACCGGAGACCTTTCTCATATTCGGATGCTAAGACGACCTGCTTTTCGAGAGTTCACGTTATAGCTTGAATAGTAGCTTTGTTTAAGAGGTAACCTCCATCTTTTCTCAGTCAAATTAGCTGTTTTAGCTTCTAAGTTGTTAATGCTACGAAGTCATTAGGTTTAACGAGTAGTCTTTATTGCTATGAAGTTGTTATTGGCTGTAGTTCTTGTAGCCAGAATCATTTATCTACTGTGCCTCGCTGAATTAGAATTTTGCTAGACACTATGGTCTTAGAATCTTTCTAGATGCTATGGTCCTCCAGAGCACCTGCTTCCTAATGCAGTAATTATTTCAGCAAAAATTTATTAGTTAAACAATAAATGCTTGTTTTATAACAAAAATGAGTAAACTTATTGTGCAATTTTATAAAGACATATCTTATGTGCGTAGTTATCCATGTTTTATAGAGCTTTAGTTCCACACCATACGTGCATATCCAGTCTTGTGTCTATTCTTAATACAGGTAACTAAATTATGTTATCTGATATCTTACACCTAGATTTAAGAACTCTTCTGGCATATGTTACTGAGTCAGACATGCATCAAACACTTCACACACTTATCGAATTTTTTGATTGTGGATTTTGGAGAATGTGGGTATTGAATCAATTAAATGTTTCCAAGGATTCATCACCAATTTTCTACCATATACTTTTCATTGTACACATCAGAGATGTTACAATCATtgtaatttttaaaatcagaagTTATATAGTAAATTACTGTTATATAAGTTAACACTTAATAACAAATAAGCACTTTATCAATTCAAGATGGAAGATAAAACATCTTATTGCATATCAGTTTTacaatattgaaagaaatattaatagatatgatttaaattaaCTGTATTCATTTCTTATGTCTCCCAAGGACTCCATTTCCTCTCCCTCTATCAGTCAATGGGACACTCGGATAGATGTTGATATTTGATTATTGTGTTTTTCTCCCTGTGACATGGTACTAAGGTCTAGTAGCATCTTCATGACTTCATGCATTTCTAAACCACTTGATGGCCAGATTTTAAgcattttagaatctgaaaacaCCTCTATTGTTTCTTTtgatttgagttttttttttttgtttactaaTTAAGACATACCCACAGATACAATTTTGCAAAACATACACTCGTAGGCACACATGCATAGTATGACGTAttccaaaattttgattttaaaacttttttaatctGTTGCATAAAATTTGTCCATCCATCTAAATATACATTTTGTTTATGCTGCAGGCTTGGCTAACATCAATCTCCTTAGCTCTTTGTAAGGTTGGTTTGCTCAGATTGTTTATTAGAGCCGTTAGTTTGTAAATTGTGAATTATGAtgtatcttttttcttcttttgaataATACATGTTTGCATCCATAACTATTCTGTTTCTTTGGTTATAGTCTTTTGATCTCCTGGACATGctaaagaaagaagaggagatgCTTCTTGctataaaagaaaaacaatcaaaggtATTACCACCCAAcagaattttattatttattcatttatttacttacctacatatttattttattttattttattttattttattttatttttttggtttgTTGGGGGGCGGGGGTGTGGAGTTGGTAGTTGAGTGCTGCTGTTGTGCTGTTTAGACGTTGGATATGTTCATCTGAAATTTAGGGGCAGTGACTTGTATCTTCGAGTCATTTCAATATCCTGAGTAAATGGTTCAAGCTTGACTTTGACCCGACCCGATTTGTGAGCATGTGCATGCTAGCCATCGTCCCATAAACTTGACATCTCAACCACTTTGACCAGCCTTTTTTGATGAGTACAATGTTTGTTCAACATGTATAACCTCTTGTAACATGACTCAATTTGTGatttaaaaaaaaggaaaaaggaagaaatATGAGGCATAACTTCATGGATGGTTCACACACTATTTTCAGAATCGTTGCATCTACAACTTAACATAATACCATGATAAGTTGAATTGAaaaccatttaaaataaataaaagataattaatgTCTTCCTATCATTTCTGCACATATTGGAAATCTAATTTAAACACTATTCTAGTGATGTAAGCCTTGCTTGTACCTTTTCCATCTACCATGACATTCCTTTTCGGTTGCTATTTTTTAAGGGCTCAATTTCTTCTGTCATGCTTCTGTCACTGATGCACTCAACAACACTTAGCATTGTCATACATTCTAGATGTTCCTTGTATCCCGTCTTTAACCAGCATagtttttgtattatctgttGTAAAACCATCACTTTTGTTTGGGCCTTTATTGATAGATTTCTGCATCCTTATTTAAAATTTACTACTGTATATAAATGTCCATAATCCATATCCAACACCATGCTTGGTGGTTGATTTAAAAATACAGATGGGATTGCTAATTATACTGAGAGATTATTAACATGTAAGGAGTTCTGTTATTCAGATTATATAATATAGTAGTGGTAATGTGCATGATGTGGAAAAATAAGTGACTGATTTGGAATGACTGTGTTATTATGATTGCAGCGCTCTACATGCTAGTGActcctcctctttcttcctttgGCTACTGGCCTATTTTGTTTTATAAGGTAAATTATTGTAATTTTAAACCAAACTGGATGGCAGGAAGGGGATGAAGAATTTACTCGTGAGATTCTTGATGAGCGTACAAAAAGAGCTGAAACCTGGCATCGCAATGCTGCAAGTCAAGCACCATTTCTAAAACCTGCGGACCCCATCACATGTGCAACTTTTGCTCAGGATGTTATCGAAGGGAGAGCAAATGTTTCACAAGCACATGAACACAAGCACCAGCCTCTGATATTTGGACCTGCAAGTCTTGTGGGTGGAAGATTAACTAGTGAGAGGGAAAGATTGGCAGCACAAGTCTTCCAACCTGGTTACAGGTATGCTTCAAATTCTTGTGATGCTTAATGATAaaacttttttataaaaaaaaaattccaatttTGGGACAGAGCCATCTTAGCAATTTGGAGCAGAGGTTTCCAAATGTGGGTGACAGACTTCAAAAAAGAATGCTCATGCAGTGACATATAATATGAAAAAATAATCTTTACCCAAAGTAGTGTGCGCAACTTAATGCCCCAATAACAGTACACATTATTTTGTTGGAAAGAATTTTTACCTCCACAAACAGCTACCATGCAAGAGGGTTAAACTGGAACACCAGACGAATGCATGATCTCAAGTTATTGGTGGATATGAATCTAATATGCCTGATGGACTGGTCTGGTGAAATTCACACTTTCCGGCACCCCAACATTGGATCTTACTAAGCCTTCACCAATTATGTAGGGTCTAGTGGCAAGTGTTATTTACTTAAAATTCCTTGAGCACATCCATGAGATCCTGTACTAAGCTCAAGACTTCATCATTTTATGTTGTATCTAGTTTAATTTGTCCTAGTATAAGTTTCAGCTAGGATAGATTAGTTTCAGGCATGACCGGACCCAATTTGACCCCcagtttttgattctaatcagTTTTCACTGAAACCGCTTGTGGCAGTTCAGTTTCAATGGTTGTGTCCAATTCTGGCTGAAACCAATCATAGATGGTGTGAGTGTATTTTTGGTATTTGCAATCATATTGGGATCATTTCTTTATTTAACTGTATAGGCTATGTAACATCaagttttgtttttttgttttttttcttttttcttgagtTTAAAGGAGGTAGATAAACACAACTCTTCACATGTTGAGGCTTTTGAAAGGACACTTGctataataatttttgaagactaATATAAATCattaacaaatatatatatatatatatatatatatatatatatatattatataaaactaATATAACAAAACTAGTAAAATCTTTTTAACCTCAAAATTactattaaaaaaaatccaaatttaATATTTTCTGAGTCGTAGTAaatagtgaagaaagagatttgaatgcATCAGGTAACTTATATGCAATGTTAACTACAGCCTAAAATTGTTGAAACCACATGAAAAGAACCTATATATTGTGTGATagctttttttggtttttttttttaaataaattttttgactGAAATTCGAAACTCCGAATGGAGCTTCCAAAATAGGGCTGTCACTGATGCTCCCAGAGCCAGGCATGATTCGAACCAGAGGTCTTTGGATGTGTGAATTGAAACACCCATGGAATTTCTGGAGTTTGTGATGGATCTATTAAAACTTTACTCATCTAGGCCATTCATATGCTAGGTATGGATTTAACTTCTATGAACACAATTCGGCCCAAGTGCTGAATGATGGTTTCCCTGGTATAAAATGTTTGTATCCTTACTCCCCTCCTATTCTTCTAAGACCTATGATTTATACCTTGAGGCTTTGTCATTATTGAATAGTTTTAGCGCCTGAATGAAATTGGACTTCCAAATAATGGGACCTGCTTGAGACATCAACTAAGTCCAGTCCATCCCCAATCCAACCAGACCCGACCCATCTGACCCAATCTCCCCTCAATCCTTCTCGACACTGCTCAGCCCAATTCTTGGACAGGTAGTTGTTAAATATGGATCCTAACCCCCATTTTTTTTGGGTTGGAGTTAGGAGGTAAATAGAGTCGACTGTAATGTGATATCATTTTGGTCGAAGCTTCCTAAGCAAACGGAACTTACAGAGTTGGCTGAAAGAACTGAAGCCAAGTTTCCAGGCCTTGTTTTATTTATTAGTTGTTTGAATATCCCTTTTATACACATTGTGCTTGCATGCATAAATGCAtttatattttacatattttctttttattctatAATATTTTGAGATATGTGGTATAACTTTTTTTTACGAAATATGGTGGGAATGCCAATATCAGAATTCAAACGCTGAACCTTTTCCTTGAGCAAGTTGTTATTGATTGGGGTGCTGGACGATGGGGCCAAATCCTGCCATTGCAGTACAAATGTAGATATGATTTCATCTTCTTTTGCTTTCTGAGATTGTGTACCAACTCATTGAAGAAAGAGGCGCAAATGCTTATCTTTGCAGGAGTCCTTTGATAATCCCTGCATCTGTTTTGATTCTGCACCTCTTCAGTGAAACCGGCTCTATTTCTTTAATATCACGAGTCTGATATTTTTATACAGTTTGTTCTTTGTTTCCTTTAAATGCACAAATGAAATACAAGATGTGGATGACCGAGTATTGTATCCTCACACTCTGGGTTCTGGGATTAATAGGTTACCCACTATGAGTATAGAAGAAGCTGGGTTACGTGAAATGGAGATGATGAAGAAATGGCAAGAAAGGAATGCCAAGCTCATGGAGGAAGCAAACTCTTCGTGGCACAGGGATGGTACCAGGCGAGCAACTGAGGATGAGGATGCTGAGGTTGAGAAAGCAAGAGCGTGGGATGATTGGAAAGATGACCATCCTCGTGGGGCAGGCAATAAGAAACTCACCCCTTGTGGGTAAATTTGGTAGCTACAcatctttgtattttttttaataaaaattttaccgTGAGCCCATGGTTGTCTAGAAGAATTAGAGCTATGTAATACTTTTTCCCCCGTTTGTGTTTTATTGCATGTCAAATTTGTCAGCAGAGGACATTCGTTGTGTATTACTTGTATTATGCTCTCTCTATCTCAGATTCTATCAGCCCAAAATGTTACTGCTCAGAAGGTTTTATCATTAACTCTCAGGTGGGTTGAGAATCTTGAGACTCAGGTTTGTCGATCTTGTTGGACCCTGTTGATTAAAAGTGCCGTCCTTAAAAAAACCGGTACAAGGACTTTATTTGCACACGCAAGCGAACAATCAAGGACAAATCAGCTTATCTTCTCTTCGATCTTATCTGCTTAAGCTGGAGCAATTGGCCTATATACTTTATCTATGCTATTTTGTGATCTTGGTACCACATTATGCCTACAGTTAGAGACATGACCACCTTTGTCATGGCACGTTATAGCAAGAAATACGAGCAACCGTAAGGAGGGTCGGATGATCCTCCAACTAAAGAGCACTCCGCGGGGTGAGCGCACGACATTCCCAAGCATCCCGAGACCACCCCAATATAACGTTCATGATTTACAAGCGGCAGCTCTGACTGAAACTTTGGCACCATGGCATTCTAACGAACAATGTCAAACATGTCATTATACCGCGGCAAGTCTCGGAAAAACTTGGTTCAACTGTTCCAGTCGAGCAATGTTGTTGCCCAAACCGGCACAGCACGAGAGCGATAATTGATGTCTGAGACCAGGGAGACGAGCTCAGCCAACCACCAGCTGTGTCCCCATCAAATTGATCACGAAACACACACAACACAATTTGCAAGAATGTTGACACACCCCAAGATCATATGAGTGGTCGAAACACTTGCAAAAGGCGCTGCACCAAACAAGGTGTATTCATATATTTACAGAGCTTATACCTCACAGAGGAAtccagaaaggaaagagaaaaataaaaaaagccaACATGCCAATATTTAATCCCAAACTCGGTACCATAAGATCGTAATATTCCCATCCAAATCATTCCTTCCACTTTTCTTTCCCACCTCTCTTTTCGACAGCACCCCCCTTCTCTCCTAAAACCTAAATGCTGCTCAAAGTATCCAATCATCAACAGCTTCATTTCTTTAAATCCTTCATCTTTTCCGGAATTTTTTGAGGCTCTGAAAAAAACTGAGCTGCAAATTATAATGATTCCTATCGATTGTTGCCACGCATGATAAAGTCTTTTCCAATGCTGAGTTAGTAAAACCCCCAACCAATAGAATGACAAGAAAAATCAAAAGACTAAACTAAAAGCCCCACTACCGTTCCGCTCTGGATGCCTTCATTTGTGGGCACTTTCTGAAGAACAGCTAGTAGCTCCACCACCACCTTCACCTGCTGATGCTGGAGCTGCAGCAAACTTGCTCCTGGGCCTCATCTTTCTCACCTCTTCACTCGTGTAGATGTATATCTTCTTTGCCATCTTACAGAATTCCCTGCAAGAATTCAAATTCGTAAGCCACTTTGCACCTAAGTAGCAGAAGAATCCAATTAGCCAGCAAAACACAAGGGTCCAGAAAGACATACGGCCAGGGATCATCGCCGACTAGCATCATGTCACCCTCGTCATCTGTGTATACCACTTCCCATTTGTTCCGAAGGTGGAGCTCTCCTTTGATCTCAAACATCTCCTCCAGCTCCAGTATTAAGTCATCATAACTTTCCAAATTTGTTAGATCGACAGCTCGACCAACCGCAATTCCTTGCATGTGAACCTTTAATCACCCAGAAATCAGCATCATCAATTCAAAAACACTTCAGAGAAGGCATAGACATCATGAGAATTTGTTTTTACCTTGGTGCGGCTTCTCGTAGAACAGTTCTGCTTAATTTGTATCTCCTTTGGAGATACTTGCGACTCTTGTTTCTGCTCTTTGGGAGCTTTCCCGGAATGCTGGCCGGAGTCTTCGAGCGATGCAGTCGCCTGAAGAGGATCCTCAACGGTGGCACTTGATAAGCTAATATGGCCAACCGTTGCCTTCTCTATGCTACTGGAGGGATTGACCAAATCAATCCCAAATAACCTGTAACTGTTGCTACTCTCAGATTTCTTCCATTTTTCTGTGTTGTTACCCAACCTCAACGAAGGCTCCTCATTCATGCATGTAGATATGTAAGGCCATGAAGGATGGATAGCATGTGTCTCTCCTTTTACATCCTCAAACAACTTCAGAGAAACATCGGTCATCAAGGATGATGGGCTCTTTAATGGAGAATGAAGATCCTTCAACCAATAATCTGCTAAACTTTTGTTGCACTGGCTATGgctattcatgaaattagaatcattgccttcttttggtCTATGTGGCCAGAAAACTTGCATCTCAGATGTCTGGGCATCAGCGGCGTTCAATGTGCCTACTTCCTGCGATTGCGTTTTTCCTGTGCACCAGAATCCCAAAGAAGCTTCTATACTCCGAAAGAACAAATGAATAGAAAAGAACATGTCAATTTTTTATAAGATGTAAAGAGAATAATAATAAGGAAAAAAGAGCTTCATCCAATGTACCCAAACTTGAGAGATCCAAGGGCGAGCGAGatcttttattccttgtaagCACTTGTTGAGTGACATTTAAGGCAGTCATAGGACCAGTAAAGGGCTCGATATCCCATGGGGAAACCCTTTCTGGTCTCTGAATGTTAGTGGCTTCATCCCATTGTACCTAAAGCAAGCAGAGCCACTATAAGCACAACAagcacaggaaaaaaaaaaaaaaaaaaggatcgagaaaggaaaagaaggtaGACTACGTTCAATGATCTCCACTTAGAACCTCCCCATTGAGAAGAAATATCTCCTACTCCAGTTATGGTCCCAGTAAACCTGTAAGAGAACGGTAAAAATATACCATTAAATGAAAGGTCGAAaacatctgaaatcaaaaaacaaaataaaaattttcacaaaTCACCTTTTCTCCggaacatcttctccttcaaATCTCATCTTAAATCTCATCCCAACTGTGAATCCATTTTTAACCGCCTCCAAATACTTGTTAACACGAACAATAAATTGACTAATCCTGAATTATACAAATTCCTCAGCTTGCAAAACTAAGCAAAGAAAACAAAAGTGATGCCCAACTTGGTATAGACCAAGCAACAGTTCTAACCTGGGCTTGTAGTATACTATGAAAAGAGACTGAGTTGAGACAGCATGTGATGCAGTGGCAAGCACTCCAAGGTGCatgctctgacttgagatcacagAAGATGGAATTGTATTCTGCTGTCGAGCAAGGCGTCTGACACCAACACACAGGTCTCCATTTTCCCCCCTGTAGAACAAAGACATTCTTAACAGATTTAGCTACACCCTACCACAATCTAGAATTCATGCAGATAAGGATCGAGGAAGCAACAACACAGTAACCTGTTACACAGGAACAGATACCCACCTCATAAAAATGAATGCATCACCAGCAACTAATCTCTTAGAGGTTACAAACGTACTCCAACCAGTTGTAAGCAAATGCCTCCGTGGTTGACCTACCCATTCAGAGAATTTTATTATCGAACGGAAACCGATAACACCTATAAATTAAccatcaattctatttggtaTCGAAGAGTTCGATAGTTCTCTTCCATCATATACAAGAAAACAGAGCAGGACTCGAGAATTTAGACATTTTAGATTCGTTTAGCAACCGAGGACGTGATCTATACCTCTAAAGATGTGTTTGAATCGCCATTCGAAACCATGGAGATCCTTGGCAGCAAGCTCCTGAGTCGGGGTTGACTGCGACATATCCTGCCCAAAGGAAAAGATAACCCGAAAGAGATGAGAGAGCATCTGAACGCTAAAAACGGATGACAGAAACGAAGGGAAAGAAAAGATAGAACTGACAAGAGGAGGGAGGCATTCGGTGGCATGTCGGCGAAGAACCGAGAAACCCCCATGGGTGCTCGTGTCGGATGCTGTCAAAATCTTACAGAATGAGTTGACCGTCGGTCTCCGTGGCTCGGGAAGACATGGGTCAGGACTTTTAGGCTCGCTTTGCTGCAAGAATCAAACCCAAGTTTCCATTTTTACATCAAAAACTCAACTAAAATCGCATCataccatcaaaaaaaaaatcttctttcagAAATCCAGGTGAAAATTTCAAAGCAAGATCACGTAGATTCTTACATCCGATTCCGGGTGTAGAGTAATTTGAGCATAGACTTCATCAGTTTCAGCTTCGGCCTGGTGAGTATTGAAATTGATGAGCTTTtatatgtataaataattgaACCAAACATTGCCTTCTCCACATAAATATCAAAAGGCCGAATAATCTTgcagaaaataagagaaaaacagAGACTGACCCTCAGTTGGACGTTAACAACGCGGCAGAGGATCTTTGAAGGAAGATTGAACAGGGGAATCTGCTGGTCTAACTCCTGATCCGTTGACGACAGCAGCTACAAGCGATCACAGAACCACCGCTACTAAGACACGGAAAGCAACGCAGAACAAAGACCAAttcaagaagagaagaagagcagAGAGTCTCCGAAGCCCTCACCTGCTCCATATGCCCTTGTGGGAAGTAGAATACCCTCTCGCCCCCCCGCGGGACCTCCACCAGCGGCCCCGCGCACGCTCTCCATAGCTCCTCGTACAGCCCCTCCTCTCCCCAACCTAAAGGCCAGcaaaatccatcaaaaaaaaaaacaaagagaaaaacgAAGCAGAAGAACAAAAAGGCGACACCTTTAGAAAGAACTAGCGCCCCTCACCTGCCTCCGGCCTCTCGCTCGACGGGCTCGCCGGAGACGCCGATACAAACGCCATGAGAGACCTCGATTCTCAAAACCCCGCGGTCTCTCTTCAACTCTCCCCCCTCGTCAAGTTCGCGCCTTTACGATCCCGAATGCCTAAAAACACCTCCTTTTTCACTCCCTCGTCTTCCAAATTCTTTAATTCATTCACCCCATTAATGGAGCGGCCGCGCGACTCCCAATCAAAGAACGGCCGGAGCCTTAAAAGCTTCTCCCCCTCCTCCTTCCCCTCCACCCCGCGTAACCGCCGAATGCCGCTACCTTCCCACGAGAACCGTTTCCCGTCCCAGACTCTCAGAGCCAACGACGCCCAAAAAACCGCGAGCCCAgaactcagagagagagagagagagagcgagcgcGCGAGCGAGCGAAGAGAAACACCGTTGCCAAATGCCTTATACCGTTTTTTACTTGGGCTTCCTGGTCCTGTTACGGAGCTTGTTGGCTCTCTCACTCCCCCTCTTCCGACCGTCTTTCCCTGGGCGTAAACATTACTGGCGAGGGGGTGGGGGTCGGGGGGGGTGTTGGGTGGGGGCTGGTGGGTAGGGGTTAGAGTAACTTACCCGCGTGACACCTTACCGCGAGGCCAACTGACGTCTCCTCTTGTAACGGCGGCGCCAGGGACGTGGAATTAAGTGACGGGATTCCGCGGGCGGCGCATCGGGCGCGGGAGAAAAACGTGACGGAGATATAACGGCTAGTTGACGGCGTCGGTGCCCCGTTGTCTGCCCGTGGGCAGGCAGCGGTGATGGCTCGCTCCAGTAACCGCCGGCAGATATTTTGGTCAGCAACGCgaccaaaaattattctaaaataaataccgcgaaacaaagagagaaaagttctgtCTTTTCTTTACCCTTGCGACGGAGTAATATTTACGTCTTTTGCCATTACGGTGGGCTCAAGGGTCCACGTGGGAAATAGCGCGATCGGGACGTCCACCTAAGCGGGTCCGTTCCGCTGGGCCCCATAGCCCCGGCCGCGAGTTCGGGCAGCGGTTCTCTACCCTCCGACATGGCCCCGTGTTGCACGAATCTCGAAGCCATATTCCGGGAAACAGCCGATCACGCCCGCTGGATCAGGGACCATCGTTGTTGGTGGGCCCTGTTTCTTTTTGGTGGACGTAGTTTCGCGGGATCGCCAGGCTCCGGGGTGGGACGGGGGTGATCAGACGGCTGTGAAGCACGGACAGATGGTAGGTAGGGGGCAAGGAAGGCAGTGATGGAAATTTCACGTGCCCCAGTCCCGGGTAGGGAACAGCGACTGGACTGTGGAACCCGTCCCCGTACGTTGGAACAAGGGCTTGACAATTGACATCGGAGGCTCTGTTCCTCTCATTAgtcttttaaaaataatttttatttgagaatttgatattaaaatacaaaataaaatttgcTTATTGGTCCGTCCACACCAACAACAAGACGTAGATTGTAAGCAAGGTGGACGGCCGGAACAAGAGAAAATTGTGAGAAACtccaattaaataaatattagataaataactaATAGACTAATAGACCATGTTAATATCAAGGGcaagcaaaaataaataaataaagtcaTATGGGCTAAAGTTCGCAGATTTTGGAGTTTGGAGGATGAGACGTGGTTAATTAAGCAGGGACAGAGAGAGAGGCCGGCACTCGGCTGGGTTTGCTTGTCCAAGGCGGAGGCAACCGAGAGGAACGGGCCAAGGTTTTGAGTTTCCTCTCCTCCCGGAGACAAGACTCTCCGTAGTACCCTTTGATGTGACTCTGTCTCGATTGGAGCAGCAAATATCACACCGTgcttgaccttttttttttttttttagagagagagaaaagttttCATCAACGTTTTAAATGTTACAAACAGAACGAAACCGGCCTTTAAGACCCCGCAACCACTGGCACCaatcttcttttaaaaaaaaaaaaaaaatcatgttagcTCCATTCCATGTCAAGACGGCTCCAGTAAGTTGGTGTAcagttttcttttttcctttttttttttcttttggtgcaCAGTTGTTTTGGTATTAAAGTATGGAAATCCGGAAATGTTGAAACGAAATCATGGAAAGTCAGTCGAGATTATAAATAGCTTCTCGTTTCAATTAATGTTGTGGCGCAAGCGAACATATGATGTGTGTATGACGTGTTGTGACGCATGATGGTTCCATCGGATCAACCTCCCCTTGTAAATCCAGCAATTGGGCTTGTCAATTTGCATGGATGACATTGGACGCCTTGGCGTGGGGTGGTAAGATTTAACGCTAAAGATCCTCTTCGATAGAATCTTTGCATTCTAGCACATGGAACCATTGTAAATAGCTGTCATATTATtcatcttaaaaataaataattttttatcatttttatagtatatcatatttaaaaataccaatatatttttcaaataaataaaaactgCCCGTCATCAAAATGGATGATACGATAGCGATTC
Protein-coding regions in this window:
- the LOC105038157 gene encoding auxin response factor 11 isoform X2, whose translation is MAFVSASPASPSSERPEAGWGEEGLYEELWRACAGPLVEVPRGGERVFYFPQGHMEQLLSSTDQELDQQIPLFNLPSKILCRVVNVQLRAEAETDEVYAQITLHPESDQSEPKSPDPCLPEPRRPTVNSFCKILTASDTSTHGGFSVLRRHATECLPPLDMSQSTPTQELAAKDLHGFEWRFKHIFRGQPRRHLLTTGWSTFVTSKRLVAGDAFIFMRGENGDLCVGVRRLARQQNTIPSSVISSQSMHLGVLATASHAVSTQSLFIVYYKPRISQFIVRVNKYLEAVKNGFTVGMRFKMRFEGEDVPEKRFTGTITGVGDISSQWGGSKWRSLNVQWDEATNIQRPERVSPWDIEPFTGPMTALNVTQQVLTRNKRSRSPLDLSSLEASLGFWCTGKTQSQEVGTLNAADAQTSEMQVFWPHRPKEGNDSNFMNSHSQCNKSLADYWLKDLHSPLKSPSSLMTDVSLKLFEDVKGETHAIHPSWPYISTCMNEEPSLRLGNNTEKWKKSESSNSYRLFGIDLVNPSSSIEKATVGHISLSSATVEDPLQATASLEDSGQHSGKAPKEQKQESQVSPKEIQIKQNCSTRSRTKVHMQGIAVGRAVDLTNLESYDDLILELEEMFEIKGELHLRNKWEVVYTDDEGDMMLVGDDPWPEFCKMAKKIYIYTSEEVRKMRPRSKFAAAPASAGEGGGGATSCSSESAHK